The following are encoded together in the Triticum dicoccoides isolate Atlit2015 ecotype Zavitan chromosome 6B, WEW_v2.0, whole genome shotgun sequence genome:
- the LOC119320244 gene encoding protein FAR1-RELATED SEQUENCE 5-like, which translates to MEGAIENILPNTNHRWCKWHVLRCAKEKLGPIYGKKSGFKHEFHEIINDIICVTEFEGKWAELIDKYNLKDNPYLENLYSKRTMWAKPYFSSVFCAGMTSTQRSESANHLLKQYIPRSSPMHLFVKQYNKLLQSRTTDEGRQQHMTKMKCRRLNGGFPLEADAAKIYTKGVFIKFEEELYQAASFIVSNCISNMEFEVTRARPDYLPEYEMRRYKVAIRDGGDFIDCDCGYFQHSGMLCCHSIKVLIRNDILKIPSKNIVKRWTKMAKELQSSNLAVPHASTQPDDASYRQNILYIAALETVKDTSLSCLTRH; encoded by the exons ATGGAAGGAGCAATAGAAAACATATTGCCAAATACAAATCATAGGTGGTGCAAGTGGCATGTATTGAGATGTGCAAAGGAGAAGCTTGGCCCTATATACGGCAAGAAGAGTGGATTCAAACATGAGTTCCACGAAATTATAAATGATATTATTTGTGTCACGGAATTTGAGggaaagtgggctgaacttatagaTAAGTACAATCTGAAGGATAATCCTTATCTTGAGAATCTATATAGCAAGCGGACCATGTGGGCTAAACCATACTTCTCCAGTGTGTTCTGTGCCGGGATGACAAGTACTCAACGCAGCGAGAGCGCAAACCACTTGCTGAAACAGTACATACCTCGTTCATCACCTATGCACCTATTTGTCAAGCAATACAACAAGCTACTCCAATCACGCACAACGGATGAGGGCAGGCAGCAACATATGACAAAGATG AAATGTCGAAGACTCAACGGAGGGTTTCCCTTGGAAGCTGATGCTGCCAAGATATATACTAAGGGCGTGTTCATTAAATTTGAAGAGGAGCTTTATCAAGCTGCTTCGTTTATTGTATCTAATTGCATAAGCAATATGGAATTTGAGGTCACCCGTGCCCGACCGGATTACTTGCCTGAATACGAGATGAGGAGGTACAAGGTTGCCATCCGAGATGGTGGTGATTTCATAGACTGCGATTGTGGATACTTTCAGCATAGTGGGATGTTGTGCTGTCACTCTATCAAG GTTCTGATACGAAACGACATACTAAAAATTCCGAGTAAGAACATCGTGAAGAGGTGGACCAAAATGGCAAAGGAATTGCAGTCTTCAAACCTTGCTGTGCCTCATGCATCGACTCAGCCAGACGATGCTTCATATCGGCAAAATATCCTGTACATTGCCGCTCTTGAAACGGTCAAGGATACCTCCCTTTCATGCTTGACAAGACACTAA